Proteins found in one Microcella daejeonensis genomic segment:
- a CDS encoding acetamidase/formamidase family protein: MREIEFTPERSQYVYTFGGAEPAMRIQPGTALRLWSEDAFNFALTSVDHLPSKHVDLRYVNPQTGPFYVEGAEPGDTLALHIVDLTPARSFGASSTIPFFGGLTSTDRTALLQDALPEATWIYEVDTARQMVGFQARFGDFEVALPLEPMLGTVGLAPGASEVRSSLVPERFGGNMDTPEMKVGTTAYLGVNVEGALFSIGDGHYRQGEGEACGTAVEGAMNSVIIVELIKGAAPLWPRLENDDYWMVVGSSRPMEDSWRIAQLEMVTWFTEMFGLHAMDAYQLLTQTSLAPIANAVDANYSVVVKVAKSLMPRATAYDGLHEELRRAAASLR, encoded by the coding sequence ATGCGCGAGATCGAGTTCACCCCCGAGCGCTCCCAGTACGTCTACACGTTCGGCGGGGCCGAACCCGCGATGCGCATCCAGCCCGGCACCGCCCTGCGCCTCTGGTCGGAGGACGCCTTCAACTTCGCCCTCACCTCGGTCGATCACCTGCCGAGCAAGCACGTCGACCTGCGCTACGTGAACCCGCAGACCGGTCCGTTCTACGTCGAGGGCGCCGAGCCCGGCGACACCCTCGCCCTGCACATCGTCGATCTCACGCCCGCGCGCAGCTTCGGGGCCTCCTCGACGATCCCGTTCTTCGGCGGGCTCACGAGCACCGACCGCACGGCGCTGCTGCAGGATGCCCTGCCCGAGGCCACCTGGATCTACGAGGTCGACACCGCGCGTCAGATGGTCGGCTTCCAGGCCCGGTTCGGCGACTTCGAGGTCGCTCTGCCCCTCGAGCCCATGCTCGGCACCGTCGGCCTCGCCCCGGGCGCGAGCGAGGTGCGCTCGAGCCTCGTGCCCGAGCGCTTCGGCGGCAACATGGACACCCCCGAGATGAAGGTGGGCACGACGGCGTACCTCGGCGTCAACGTGGAGGGCGCCCTGTTCTCGATCGGCGACGGCCACTACCGCCAGGGGGAGGGCGAGGCCTGCGGCACCGCCGTCGAGGGCGCCATGAACTCGGTCATCATCGTCGAGCTCATCAAGGGGGCCGCCCCGCTGTGGCCGCGGCTCGAGAACGACGACTACTGGATGGTCGTCGGCTCGTCGCGGCCGATGGAGGACTCCTGGCGCATCGCGCAGCTCGAGATGGTGACGTGGTTCACCGAGATGTTCGGCCTGCACGCCATGGATGCCTACCAGCTGCTCACCCAGACCTCGCTCGCCCCGATCGCCAACGCCGTCGACGCCAACTACAGCGTCGTGGTGAAGGTCGCGAAGTCGCTCATGCCGCGAGCGACCGCTTACGACGGCCTGCACGAGGAGCTGCGCCGCGCCGCGGCGAGCCTGCGCTGA
- a CDS encoding SDR family NAD(P)-dependent oxidoreductase, whose amino-acid sequence MDLGITGKTALVTGGTKGIGRAIVEGFAAEGANVAFCARDAEEVASTQAAIEAMGVRAIGTVLDVGDAEGLRTWVASTAEAFGGIDMVVANVSALAIPDTDENWETSFRVDLMGTVNLVKAALPHLEKSDVKSAVAISSVSGREADFASGPYGTVKTAIIGYMAGVALQVAEKGIRANTVSPGNTYFPGGVWQSIEGGDPALFDMAMGLNPTGEMGTPEQIAAGVVFLSSPRAGRVSGANLLIDGALTRGIQF is encoded by the coding sequence ATGGACCTCGGAATCACCGGCAAGACCGCCCTCGTCACCGGCGGCACGAAGGGGATCGGCCGCGCGATCGTGGAGGGCTTCGCGGCCGAGGGCGCAAACGTCGCCTTCTGCGCGCGCGACGCGGAGGAGGTCGCGAGCACGCAGGCGGCGATCGAGGCGATGGGCGTGCGCGCGATCGGGACGGTGCTCGACGTCGGCGACGCCGAGGGCCTCCGCACCTGGGTCGCGTCGACGGCCGAGGCCTTCGGCGGCATCGACATGGTCGTGGCGAACGTGAGCGCCCTCGCGATCCCCGACACCGACGAGAACTGGGAGACCTCGTTCCGCGTCGACCTCATGGGCACCGTCAACCTCGTCAAGGCGGCCCTGCCGCACCTGGAGAAGAGCGACGTGAAGTCCGCCGTCGCGATCTCCAGCGTCTCCGGTCGCGAGGCCGACTTCGCCTCGGGCCCCTACGGCACCGTCAAGACGGCGATCATCGGCTACATGGCCGGCGTGGCCCTGCAGGTGGCCGAGAAGGGCATCCGCGCCAACACGGTGTCGCCCGGCAACACGTACTTCCCCGGCGGCGTGTGGCAGAGCATCGAGGGCGGCGACCCCGCGCTGTTCGACATGGCCATGGGCCTCAATCCCACCGGCGAGATGGGCACCCCCGAGCAGATCGCGGCCGGCGTCGTGTTCCTCTCGAGCCCGCGGGCCGGGCGCGTGAGCGGGGCGAACCTGCTCATCGACGGAGCGCTCACCCGGGGCATCCAGTTCTGA
- a CDS encoding 1-phosphofructokinase family hexose kinase, with product MTSAPPIVTLTLNPALDLSTATERVVPEHKLRCSAGRTDAGGGGINVSRVIGRLGGRTLAVYAVGGPTGEALRRLVDAERMPGLAIPIEGPTRQNVTVDESSTGRQFRFVLPGAPMTEAEWSACLDAAASAVVEGGYLVASGSLAPGIPTDVYARLARSMREQGVRLVVDASGPALAEGVHLVKPSGRELGELVGRELPDREAKVRAAQELVARGSAQNVALTLGGDGAVLVTAEGVVEQSVPPVEVRSTVGAGDSFLAAMVLRMAQGRPLLEAFRAGVAAGTATAMSEGTGLCTRVDVERLERQLAG from the coding sequence ATGACCTCCGCGCCCCCGATCGTCACGCTCACGCTGAACCCCGCGCTCGACCTCAGCACCGCGACCGAGCGGGTCGTGCCCGAGCACAAGCTGCGCTGCAGCGCCGGGCGCACGGACGCGGGCGGCGGCGGCATCAACGTCAGCCGCGTCATCGGTCGGCTCGGCGGGCGCACCCTGGCCGTCTACGCGGTGGGCGGCCCGACGGGCGAGGCCCTGCGCCGCCTGGTCGACGCCGAGAGGATGCCCGGTCTCGCCATCCCGATCGAGGGCCCGACCCGGCAGAACGTGACGGTCGACGAGTCGAGCACGGGCAGGCAGTTCCGCTTCGTGCTGCCGGGGGCTCCGATGACCGAGGCCGAGTGGAGCGCGTGCCTCGACGCGGCCGCGAGCGCCGTCGTCGAGGGCGGGTACCTGGTGGCGAGCGGGTCGCTCGCGCCGGGCATCCCGACCGATGTCTACGCCCGTCTCGCCCGATCGATGCGCGAGCAGGGCGTGCGCCTCGTGGTGGATGCCTCGGGGCCGGCCCTCGCCGAGGGCGTGCACCTCGTGAAGCCCTCGGGGCGCGAGCTCGGCGAACTGGTCGGGCGCGAACTACCCGATCGCGAGGCCAAAGTGCGGGCGGCGCAGGAGCTGGTCGCCCGCGGGTCCGCGCAGAACGTGGCGCTCACCCTCGGCGGCGACGGGGCCGTGCTCGTCACCGCCGAGGGCGTCGTCGAGCAGTCCGTGCCGCCGGTCGAGGTGCGGTCGACCGTGGGGGCGGGCGACTCGTTCTTGGCGGCGATGGTGCTGCGGATGGCGCAGGGGCGCCCCCTGCTCGAGGCCTTCCGCGCGGGGGTGGCGGCGGGCACGGCGACCGCGATGTCGGAGGGCACCGGCCTCTGCACCCGCGTCGACGTCGAGCGGCTCGAGCGGCAGCTCGCCGGCTGA
- a CDS encoding Asp23/Gls24 family envelope stress response protein: MSTASLYRRIGRRETHSSRAGLAITLALLLSLALLWVGVEAVLAAIGQQPLLLAPADIVAAALEATAAPAGTLTAIGVVIALIGLGVIIAALSPGRRGRRAATADRTAVVVDDRVIARSLARTASYAGDVAPDQVSVSVARRRALIEVTPTSGRAVDLGEIEAAVRAEIDRYDYRPALRPSVRLTKNGTVGS; this comes from the coding sequence ATGAGCACCGCATCCCTGTACCGCCGCATCGGCCGGCGCGAGACCCACTCCTCGCGCGCGGGTCTGGCCATCACCCTCGCCCTGCTGCTCAGCCTCGCGCTGCTGTGGGTGGGCGTCGAGGCCGTGCTCGCCGCGATCGGGCAGCAGCCCCTGCTGCTCGCACCCGCCGACATCGTCGCCGCGGCGCTCGAGGCGACCGCGGCCCCCGCGGGCACCCTCACCGCCATCGGCGTCGTGATCGCCCTCATCGGGCTCGGCGTCATCATCGCGGCGCTGTCGCCCGGCCGCCGTGGACGCCGCGCCGCCACCGCCGACCGCACCGCGGTCGTCGTCGACGACCGCGTCATCGCGCGCTCGCTCGCCCGCACGGCGAGCTACGCCGGCGACGTCGCCCCCGATCAGGTCAGCGTCAGTGTCGCGCGCCGCCGCGCCCTCATCGAGGTCACCCCGACCTCGGGCCGCGCCGTCGACCTGGGCGAGATCGAGGCCGCCGTGCGCGCCGAGATCGACCGCTACGACTACCGCCCCGCACTGCGCCCGAGCGTGCGCCTGACGAAGAACGGAACCGTCGGATCATGA
- a CDS encoding DUF2273 domain-containing protein yields the protein MSRELSPSVIGLLIGAALGVVAVAFGFWAMVLVALLAAIGYGIGRAIEGKLDVRGVADALRGRRSS from the coding sequence GTGAGCCGCGAGCTGAGCCCCTCCGTCATCGGCCTGCTGATCGGCGCCGCACTCGGCGTCGTCGCCGTGGCCTTCGGCTTCTGGGCCATGGTGCTCGTCGCCCTGCTCGCCGCGATCGGCTACGGCATCGGCCGCGCCATCGAGGGCAAGCTCGACGTGCGCGGCGTCGCCGACGCGCTCCGCGGCCGGCGGTCGTCGTGA
- a CDS encoding Asp23/Gls24 family envelope stress response protein, whose translation MSTTTPSTTPASGVAGKNTIAEGVVAKVAGIAAREVPGVHDLGTAAARAVGAIRTAINQQDRAQGVSVEVGETQAAADIIIVAEYPVDLQKVADDVRTAVTRAITQVVGLEVTEVNVTVSDVHIPSDDNAEAETESRVQ comes from the coding sequence ATGAGCACCACGACCCCCAGCACCACGCCCGCCTCGGGCGTCGCCGGCAAGAACACCATCGCCGAGGGCGTCGTCGCCAAGGTCGCCGGCATCGCGGCCCGCGAGGTGCCCGGCGTGCACGACCTCGGCACCGCGGCCGCCCGCGCCGTGGGCGCGATCCGCACCGCCATCAACCAGCAGGACCGCGCGCAGGGCGTCTCCGTCGAGGTCGGCGAGACGCAGGCCGCGGCCGACATCATCATCGTCGCCGAGTACCCCGTCGACCTGCAGAAGGTCGCCGACGACGTGCGCACCGCGGTGACCCGCGCCATCACGCAGGTCGTGGGTCTCGAGGTCACCGAGGTCAACGTGACCGTCAGCGACGTGCACATCCCCTCGGACGACAACGCCGAGGCCGAGACCGAGAGCCGCGTCCAGTGA
- a CDS encoding circularly permuted type 2 ATP-grasp protein, whose translation MVDLFDGYAARGSASLAPAAFDEMFAADSEVRLPYRELHAALATLSTDELRGRTEDLASSYLAQGVTFDFAGEERPFPLDAVPRVIDRAEWAGLEKGVAQRVRVLEAFLADIYGPQRAIADGLLPASLISSSAHFHRQAHGIQSANGVRIQVSGIDLIRDEHGAWRVLEDNVRVPSGVSYVISNRRVMAQTLPELFVSMRVRPVGDYPNKLLQALRAAAPTGVDEPTVVVLTPGVYNSAYFEHTLLARLMGVELVEGRDLFCSGGRVFMRTTSGPQRVDVIYRRVDDEFLDPLQFRADSMLGTPGLMLAARLGAVTIANAVGNGVADDKLVYTYLPELTRYYLGEDPIIPNVDTWRLEEPDALAEVLDRLDELVVKPVDGSGGKGLVVGPAASRSELDQLRTRLIGDPRGWIAQPVVQLSTIPTLVDDGLRPRHADLRPFAVNDGREVWVLPGGLTRVALPEGQLVVNSSQGGGSKDTWVVGRQAMVADGHDVQGIVAEQATVTSSIPIITEAHRLQVNAQDDPRRDQAQQQQQQQTGGPSC comes from the coding sequence ATGGTGGACCTCTTCGACGGCTACGCGGCCCGGGGCTCCGCCTCGCTCGCGCCCGCGGCCTTCGACGAGATGTTCGCCGCCGACTCCGAGGTACGGCTGCCGTACCGCGAGCTGCACGCGGCCCTCGCCACGTTGAGCACCGATGAGCTGCGCGGTCGTACCGAGGATCTCGCCAGCTCGTACCTCGCGCAGGGCGTCACCTTCGACTTCGCCGGCGAGGAGCGTCCGTTCCCGCTGGATGCCGTGCCCCGCGTCATCGACCGCGCCGAGTGGGCCGGGCTCGAGAAGGGGGTCGCCCAGCGCGTGCGCGTGCTCGAGGCTTTCCTCGCCGACATCTACGGCCCGCAGCGGGCCATCGCCGACGGCCTGCTGCCGGCATCCCTCATCTCCTCCTCCGCCCACTTCCACCGCCAGGCCCACGGCATCCAGAGCGCCAACGGCGTGCGCATCCAGGTCTCGGGCATCGACCTCATCCGCGACGAGCACGGCGCCTGGCGCGTGCTCGAGGACAACGTGCGGGTGCCGAGCGGCGTCAGCTACGTCATCTCGAACCGCCGCGTCATGGCGCAGACCCTGCCCGAGCTGTTCGTCAGCATGCGCGTGCGGCCGGTCGGCGACTACCCCAACAAGCTGCTGCAGGCGCTGCGCGCGGCGGCCCCGACGGGCGTCGACGAGCCGACCGTCGTGGTGCTCACGCCGGGCGTCTACAACTCCGCCTACTTCGAGCACACGCTGCTCGCCCGCCTCATGGGCGTCGAGCTCGTCGAGGGTCGCGACCTGTTCTGCTCGGGCGGGCGCGTGTTCATGCGCACCACCTCGGGCCCCCAGCGCGTCGACGTCATCTACCGCCGGGTCGACGACGAGTTCCTCGACCCGCTGCAGTTCCGCGCCGACTCGATGCTCGGCACCCCCGGGCTCATGCTCGCCGCCCGGCTCGGCGCCGTCACGATCGCCAACGCGGTCGGCAACGGCGTCGCCGACGACAAGCTCGTCTACACCTACCTGCCCGAGCTGACGCGCTACTACCTGGGGGAGGACCCGATCATCCCCAACGTCGATACCTGGCGCCTCGAAGAGCCGGATGCCCTCGCCGAGGTGCTCGACCGCCTCGACGAGCTCGTGGTGAAGCCCGTCGACGGCTCGGGCGGCAAGGGCCTCGTCGTCGGCCCCGCCGCCAGCCGGTCGGAGCTCGACCAGCTGCGCACACGGCTCATCGGCGATCCGCGCGGGTGGATCGCGCAGCCCGTCGTCCAGCTCTCCACCATCCCCACGCTCGTCGACGACGGCCTGCGCCCGCGCCACGCCGACCTGCGGCCCTTCGCCGTCAACGACGGGCGCGAGGTGTGGGTGCTGCCCGGCGGGCTCACCCGCGTGGCGCTGCCCGAGGGCCAGCTCGTCGTCAACAGCTCGCAAGGAGGCGGGTCGAAGGACACCTGGGTGGTGGGCAGGCAGGCGATGGTCGCCGACGGGCACGACGTGCAGGGCATCGTCGCCGAGCAGGCGACCGTGACGTCGAGCATCCCGATCATCACCGAGGCGCACCGCCTGCAGGTCAACGCGCAGGACGACCCGCGCCGCGACCAAGCCCAGCAGCAACAGCAGCAACAGACCGGGGGGCCGTCATGCTGA
- a CDS encoding alpha-E domain-containing protein, whose product MLSRIAESLFWIGRYVERADGTSRILDVHLQLLLEDPWIDEDTACRSLLGVMGSEVPPESEITRGDVLSILALDRSHPASIAYSLGAARENARRAREVVSTELWEVLNTTRARMPRKVANEKVADFFSWVRERSALAVGIVESSTSRDEAYAFFTLGRSLERADMTARLLATRSLTEASGPSWTTILRSVGAYEAYLRTYRGMPSARNAAEFLLVDRLFPRSILFAVSRAEQCLRDIEPRAGLERAGVADIALRQLGQIRSELEYRAIADILEELPRHMDAVQAATSATSEGVRQRYFPTNAAPNWVAENS is encoded by the coding sequence ATGCTGAGCCGCATCGCCGAGAGCCTCTTCTGGATCGGCCGCTACGTCGAGCGGGCCGACGGCACCTCGCGCATTCTCGACGTGCACCTGCAGCTGCTGCTCGAGGATCCGTGGATCGACGAGGACACCGCCTGCCGCTCGCTGCTCGGGGTCATGGGCAGCGAGGTGCCGCCCGAGTCGGAGATCACGCGCGGCGACGTGCTGAGCATCCTGGCGCTCGATCGCTCGCACCCCGCCTCGATCGCGTACTCGCTCGGCGCCGCCCGCGAGAACGCCCGCCGGGCGCGCGAGGTCGTCAGCACCGAGCTGTGGGAGGTGCTCAACACCACCCGGGCGCGCATGCCCCGCAAGGTCGCCAACGAGAAGGTGGCCGACTTCTTCAGCTGGGTGCGCGAGCGCTCGGCGCTCGCCGTGGGCATCGTCGAGTCCTCGACGAGCCGCGACGAGGCCTACGCCTTCTTCACCCTCGGGCGCTCGCTCGAGCGGGCCGACATGACGGCGCGCCTGCTGGCGACCCGCTCGCTCACCGAGGCGAGCGGCCCCTCGTGGACGACCATCCTGCGCAGCGTCGGCGCCTACGAGGCGTACCTGCGCACCTACCGCGGCATGCCGAGCGCGCGCAACGCGGCCGAGTTCTTGCTCGTCGACCGGCTGTTCCCGCGGTCCATCCTCTTCGCGGTCAGCCGCGCCGAGCAGTGCCTGCGCGACATCGAGCCGCGCGCCGGGCTCGAGCGCGCGGGCGTCGCCGACATCGCGCTGCGTCAGCTCGGCCAGATCCGCAGCGAGCTGGAGTACCGCGCCATCGCCGACATCCTCGAGGAGCTGCCCCGCCACATGGACGCCGTGCAGGCCGCCACGAGCGCGACGAGCGAGGGCGTGCGCCAGCGCTACTTCCCGACCAACGCCGCCCCGAACTGGGTGGCGGAGAACTCGTGA
- a CDS encoding transglutaminase family protein: MMRLRIRHSTGFQYQGDVSASYNEARMLPASSDGQLVVYSHLAITPSSHLHHYEDYWGTRVTSFEQLHAHRELTLTADSVVELRRTDPTHERASWDALPQLAATAVSTVEQTAVTRLTRPPAEIVERAREVAASSADPTEAAERLCAFLHAEVEYVPGATTVHSTAAEAWEHRKGVCQDMAHLAIGALRSVGIPARYVSGYLHPNPAAPVGETVAGESHAWVEWFDGSWRGYDPTNAVPIGDRHVIVGRGRDYTDVPPVRGVYAGPSSSRLHVTVEITREA; encoded by the coding sequence GTGATGCGCCTCCGGATCCGCCACTCCACGGGCTTCCAGTACCAGGGCGACGTCTCGGCCTCGTACAACGAGGCGCGCATGCTGCCCGCCTCCTCCGACGGCCAGCTCGTCGTCTACAGCCACCTCGCCATCACGCCGAGCTCGCACCTGCACCACTACGAGGACTACTGGGGCACCCGCGTCACCTCGTTCGAGCAGCTGCACGCCCACCGCGAGCTGACCCTCACCGCCGACAGCGTGGTCGAGCTGCGGCGCACCGATCCGACGCACGAGCGCGCATCGTGGGATGCCCTGCCGCAGCTCGCCGCCACCGCCGTGTCGACCGTCGAGCAGACCGCGGTCACCCGGCTCACCCGCCCGCCGGCCGAGATCGTCGAGCGCGCCCGCGAGGTCGCGGCGTCCTCCGCCGATCCGACCGAGGCGGCCGAGCGGCTCTGCGCCTTCCTGCACGCCGAGGTCGAGTACGTTCCCGGCGCGACGACGGTGCACTCGACGGCCGCCGAGGCCTGGGAGCATCGCAAGGGTGTCTGCCAGGACATGGCGCACCTCGCCATCGGCGCGCTGCGCTCGGTGGGCATCCCGGCCCGCTACGTCAGCGGATACCTGCACCCGAACCCCGCCGCCCCCGTCGGCGAGACCGTCGCCGGCGAGTCGCACGCCTGGGTCGAGTGGTTCGACGGCAGCTGGCGCGGCTACGACCCCACCAACGCCGTGCCGATCGGCGACCGCCACGTCATCGTCGGCCGCGGCCGCGACTACACCGACGTGCCGCCGGTGCGCGGCGTCTACGCCGGCCCGAGCTCCTCGCGCCTGCACGTCACCGTCGAGATCACCCGCGAGGCCTGA
- a CDS encoding ABC transporter permease subunit yields MTGTRTTDAPASVPSPSRGSGVTFARVVRSEWIKLRTLRSTVWSFATIVVLTVAFGLLFAGVYDGSFGPEQDQSGQNSIAVVSATAAVTLTQLIAAVLGVLIISGEYTTGMIRSTLTAEPRRLPAYAAKALVLAVSTAVIGLLAIGVTLLITLPILAGKGIEPDLLDADVLRSLLGAAAYLALIALLAYGFGAMLRSSAGGIATAIGLIFMLPTALPIIALFSQATWITNAAAFLPSNAGARMYALNTGEPEPFTAAGADPSEIITLDPGQGALVLVAWVVVVLALGAVLLKRRDA; encoded by the coding sequence ATGACCGGCACCCGCACGACCGACGCTCCCGCGAGCGTCCCGAGCCCCTCCCGCGGCAGCGGGGTGACCTTCGCCCGCGTCGTGCGCTCGGAGTGGATCAAGCTGCGCACCCTGCGCTCGACCGTCTGGTCATTCGCGACGATCGTCGTGCTCACCGTGGCCTTCGGCCTGCTGTTCGCGGGCGTCTACGACGGATCCTTCGGCCCCGAGCAGGACCAGTCCGGGCAGAACTCCATCGCCGTCGTCTCGGCGACCGCCGCGGTCACGCTCACGCAGCTCATCGCCGCCGTCCTCGGCGTGCTGATCATCAGCGGCGAGTACACGACGGGCATGATCCGCTCGACCCTCACCGCCGAGCCCCGGCGACTGCCGGCCTACGCGGCGAAGGCGCTCGTGCTCGCCGTCTCCACCGCCGTCATCGGCCTGCTCGCGATCGGGGTGACGCTGCTCATCACGCTGCCGATCCTCGCCGGCAAGGGCATCGAGCCCGACCTGCTCGACGCCGACGTGCTGCGCAGCCTGCTCGGCGCCGCCGCCTACCTGGCGCTCATCGCGCTGCTCGCCTACGGGTTCGGCGCGATGCTGCGCAGCAGCGCGGGCGGCATCGCGACCGCCATCGGCCTGATCTTCATGCTGCCGACGGCGCTGCCCATCATCGCGCTGTTCTCGCAGGCCACGTGGATCACCAACGCCGCCGCCTTCCTGCCCTCCAACGCGGGCGCCCGCATGTACGCCCTCAACACCGGCGAGCCCGAGCCCTTCACCGCCGCCGGAGCCGACCCGAGCGAGATCATCACCCTCGACCCGGGCCAGGGCGCCCTCGTTCTCGTGGCCTGGGTGGTCGTGGTTCTCGCGCTCGGGGCGGTGCTGCTCAAGCGCCGCGACGCGTAG
- a CDS encoding ABC transporter ATP-binding protein, translating into MIEIRELTKRFGDKTAVDRITATVRPGVVTGFLGPNGAGKSTTMRAIVGLDRPTSGSVTVNGKRYADHAAPLREVGALLDAKAIHTGRTAYNHLLAMAATHGIGKSRVHEVIAMTGLESVAKKRVGGFSLGMGQRLGIAAALLGDPQTLILDEPVNGLDPEGVMWVRQLTRHLASQGRTVFLSSHLMSEMAQTADHLVVLGRGRIIADAPVSEVLALATGSAVRVRTPLAADLAPRLTAEGGSVTASPAEPDLLSVAGLPPARIGELAMHAGIVLHELTPVSASLEDAYLELTQDAVEYHSEVSR; encoded by the coding sequence ATGATCGAGATACGAGAGCTCACCAAGCGCTTCGGGGACAAGACCGCGGTCGACCGCATCACGGCGACCGTGCGGCCGGGCGTCGTCACCGGGTTCCTCGGCCCGAACGGCGCCGGCAAGTCGACCACCATGCGCGCCATCGTCGGGCTCGACCGGCCGACCTCGGGCAGCGTCACCGTCAACGGCAAGCGCTACGCCGACCACGCCGCGCCCCTGCGCGAGGTCGGGGCGCTGCTCGACGCGAAGGCCATCCACACCGGCCGCACCGCCTACAACCACCTGCTCGCCATGGCCGCGACGCACGGTATCGGCAAGAGCCGCGTGCACGAGGTCATCGCCATGACCGGCCTGGAGTCGGTCGCGAAGAAGCGCGTCGGCGGCTTCTCGCTCGGCATGGGGCAGCGCCTCGGCATCGCCGCCGCGCTGCTCGGCGACCCGCAGACCCTCATCCTCGACGAGCCGGTCAACGGCCTCGACCCCGAGGGCGTCATGTGGGTGCGGCAGCTCACCCGGCACCTCGCCTCGCAGGGCCGCACCGTGTTCCTCTCCTCGCACCTCATGAGCGAGATGGCGCAGACCGCCGACCACCTCGTCGTTCTCGGCCGGGGCCGCATCATCGCGGATGCCCCGGTGAGCGAGGTGCTCGCCCTGGCGACCGGCTCGGCGGTGCGGGTGCGCACCCCGCTCGCCGCCGACCTCGCTCCCCGGCTCACCGCCGAGGGCGGGAGCGTCACCGCCTCCCCCGCCGAGCCCGACCTGCTCAGCGTCGCGGGCCTGCCGCCCGCGCGCATCGGCGAGCTGGCGATGCACGCCGGCATCGTGCTGCACGAACTCACCCCCGTCTCCGCCTCGCTCGAGGACGCCTACCTCGAACTCACGCAGGACGCTGTCGAATACCACTCGGAGGTCTCCCGATGA
- a CDS encoding SDR family oxidoreductase: MSAPDHAAPDHAAPDQYTFDDPVQRYGRVEPPLQRQPEPGVQARMTPVPDLGERSYRGSGRLTGRRALITGGDSGIGGAVAIAFAREGADVVIVHLPGEEEDARSILDHIASAGRTGHAIVADISEAAACRAIVAEAVDVLGGLDILVNNAGKQVAVDRLEDLSDEQFELTFRTNVFANFWLTKAAVPHLPAGASIISTASLEAYKPAPDRLDYAATKAAVSNFAKGLAQQLAPRGIRVNVVAPGPVWSALQVSDGVSDEQMRAFDDENEYQRAGQPAELAPAYVFLASAESSYVSGETLNVNGGMVTP; encoded by the coding sequence ATGAGCGCCCCCGATCACGCCGCCCCCGATCACGCCGCCCCCGATCAGTACACCTTCGACGACCCGGTGCAGCGCTACGGCCGCGTCGAGCCGCCCCTGCAGCGTCAGCCGGAGCCGGGCGTGCAGGCGCGCATGACCCCGGTGCCCGACCTCGGCGAGCGGAGTTACCGCGGCTCCGGCCGCCTGACCGGGCGCAGGGCGCTCATCACCGGAGGCGACTCGGGCATCGGCGGCGCCGTCGCGATCGCCTTCGCGCGGGAGGGTGCCGACGTCGTGATCGTGCACCTGCCCGGCGAGGAGGAGGATGCGCGGAGCATCCTGGATCACATCGCCTCGGCCGGCCGCACGGGCCACGCGATCGTCGCCGATATCAGCGAGGCGGCCGCCTGCCGGGCGATCGTCGCGGAGGCCGTGGACGTGCTCGGCGGACTCGACATCCTCGTCAACAACGCCGGCAAGCAGGTCGCCGTCGACCGCCTGGAGGATCTCAGCGACGAGCAGTTCGAGCTGACCTTCCGCACGAACGTCTTCGCGAACTTCTGGCTGACGAAGGCGGCCGTGCCGCACCTGCCGGCGGGCGCGAGCATCATCAGCACCGCCTCGCTCGAGGCCTACAAGCCCGCGCCCGACCGCCTCGACTACGCGGCGACGAAGGCCGCGGTCAGCAACTTCGCCAAGGGGCTCGCGCAGCAGCTCGCGCCCCGCGGCATCCGCGTCAACGTCGTCGCGCCCGGCCCGGTGTGGAGCGCGCTGCAGGTCTCCGACGGGGTCTCCGACGAGCAGATGCGCGCCTTCGACGACGAGAACGAGTACCAGCGCGCCGGGCAGCCGGCCGAGCTCGCGCCGGCCTACGTGTTCCTCGCCTCGGCCGAGTCGAGCTACGTCTCGGGCGAGACGCTCAACGTCAACGGGGGCATGGTCACGCCGTGA